The proteins below come from a single Myxosarcina sp. GI1 genomic window:
- a CDS encoding NF038122 family metalloprotease, producing the protein MNIGTEFNFTYAPGVSFEQMIGFELAGQFWSSHLSDNVSINIFVEISDALPENVIGGALPGFEDNVLYSDFRNALEADITSKVDTLINNNQQLDRNSYTAYFDSQFEDLTGYKVENNQHMEMTRANAKALGLINGDSSELDGYIVTRNLDGSGESGLESLAWNYEYTDSSVGSDRLDFLSVAIHEVGHVLGFVSGVDRDGWLTTTSDFKKSKKEAKYYDKLEGSLNNATPVDMLRYSQESNSMSGAENWIDMSVGGNPYLSFTGSSGEAIAYFSTGVDTELGGDGYQASHWKAMDEAIGIMDPRLKTGQRREITQLDLSLFDAIGWDLKTENTEQPNITTLYLQAQTLLADKMEVSLDWMTANPDESAEILTPEFVDIDGNGYDDRNEQVVEMLIDSGEVYNGGKAYNWGWWNPYGWGWWNPYGQTITFS; encoded by the coding sequence ATGAATATTGGTACTGAATTTAACTTTACTTATGCTCCTGGCGTAAGTTTCGAGCAAATGATTGGTTTTGAACTCGCAGGGCAATTCTGGTCGAGTCATCTTAGCGACAACGTTAGTATTAATATCTTTGTAGAAATCAGCGATGCACTCCCTGAAAATGTCATTGGCGGTGCTTTACCAGGTTTTGAAGACAATGTATTGTATAGTGATTTTCGCAACGCTTTAGAAGCAGACATTACTTCCAAAGTCGATACTTTGATTAACAACAATCAGCAGCTAGATAGAAATAGTTACACTGCATATTTTGATAGTCAATTCGAGGATTTAACTGGTTATAAAGTTGAAAATAACCAACATATGGAAATGACTCGCGCCAATGCTAAGGCTTTGGGTTTGATTAATGGAGACAGTTCAGAACTAGATGGTTATATCGTAACTCGCAACCTCGATGGTTCTGGCGAAAGCGGTTTGGAAAGCTTGGCTTGGAACTACGAATATACTGATAGTTCTGTAGGTAGCGATCGCCTCGACTTTTTGAGTGTTGCCATTCACGAAGTCGGTCACGTTTTAGGATTTGTTAGCGGTGTAGATCGTGATGGATGGTTGACTACAACTAGCGATTTCAAAAAAAGTAAAAAAGAAGCTAAATACTACGACAAACTGGAAGGTAGTCTGAATAATGCTACTCCTGTAGATATGTTGCGTTATTCCCAAGAAAGTAATTCCATGAGTGGTGCCGAAAACTGGATCGATATGTCTGTTGGTGGCAACCCATACCTATCCTTTACTGGTTCGAGTGGAGAAGCAATAGCTTACTTTTCAACTGGCGTAGATACAGAACTAGGTGGCGATGGTTATCAAGCTAGTCATTGGAAAGCGATGGACGAAGCAATTGGCATTATGGATCCGCGTCTGAAAACTGGTCAAAGAAGAGAAATTACCCAATTAGATTTGAGTCTTTTTGATGCGATCGGTTGGGATCTAAAGACTGAAAATACAGAACAACCTAATATAACTACTTTATATCTTCAAGCTCAAACTTTATTAGCCGATAAAATGGAGGTGAGCTTAGATTGGATGACAGCTAATCCTGATGAAAGCGCAGAAATATTAACGCCAGAATTTGTAGACATTGACGGCAATGGTTACGACGATCGCAACGAGCAAGTAGTAGAAATGCTTATTGACAGTGGCGAAGTTTACAATGGTGGTAAAGCCTACAATTGGGGATGGTGGAATCCTTATGGTTGGGGGTGGTGGAATCCTTATGGACAAACTATTACTTTCAGCTAA
- a CDS encoding glycoside hydrolase family 10 protein, whose amino-acid sequence MLKNAKQQQLFNLKLNIFTKQNSILLKPFFFFIPWLLSANSASAANEVLGVVKSQENANRWQEITARLHQSGVKYCTVDVREWQSLEDLGDVEALLLPNVETIDNLQAESLQQWMNRGGKVIVAGATGNSSSFSVKEQLHSLFGAYWQSDLATAPLRLTADTPVEWYGRSPLARTFSGGKLIPTNNSQTAAIWKTVDEPAAAVVTENSIFLGWQWGDSSIPASLDRAWITAALDRYDIETNRLFVPTSFVEPKPCQTSKPLLFPSQEPTQSLLPESRFGFRLEPALSDEQVTEMTSELTGLIGRFEASLLTANARESDIDLSTSKVIEQLLSRKTKNIERSALAKDRQSSRVLKTAKDNLQQFAYLIEKRNYTQAKQLWLDARNALWDNYPTDRHLAQTEVRAMWLDRGTIVKAKSKSDLARVFDRMAQAGINTVFFETVNAGYTIYPSQVAPEQNPLTKYWDPLQAAVELAHERGMELHAWVWAFAAVNQRHNVILNLPERYLGPILSRFPNWATSDRGGERFHYNSGKVFLDPANSQVKLYLSQLLEEIATRYEVDGIHLDYVRYPFQSPTGTLTYGYGMAARQQFFQQTGVDPMTLQPGDRLWSQWTGFRIRQIDNFIFSASQKLKQQRPELIISTAVFPMPRLERLNKIQQNWEEWIEQGWIDMLVPMTYALDTERLQKLAGSVVDSYDRSKALLLPGIRLLNVPNVVAVDQTQLLRGMSTEGFALFAAENLNPTLERVFSRTNKSSNTDSEPLPFRQPFQATLSRYQSLQREWNFTIDNDRLAIKPITLKQWGESADELAIDLERLAEEPSTKNLFASQVALASFRRQFSQWMKETKSIAPYQAEVWQNRLNTLDRLLSYGEKKLPDSEEQTFSN is encoded by the coding sequence GTGTTAAAAAATGCCAAACAGCAACAGCTATTTAACTTAAAGCTAAATATTTTTACCAAACAAAACAGTATACTTCTTAAACCTTTCTTTTTTTTTATACCCTGGCTCTTGTCTGCTAATTCCGCTTCAGCAGCAAATGAAGTGCTTGGCGTAGTTAAAAGTCAAGAAAATGCGAATCGATGGCAAGAAATAACCGCTCGCTTACATCAGTCGGGAGTAAAGTACTGTACTGTAGATGTTCGCGAATGGCAATCGCTCGAAGATTTAGGCGATGTCGAAGCATTACTATTGCCTAATGTAGAAACTATTGATAACCTACAGGCAGAGTCATTGCAACAATGGATGAATCGAGGCGGAAAAGTAATTGTCGCTGGTGCTACGGGTAATTCATCGAGTTTTTCCGTTAAAGAGCAGTTACACTCTTTGTTTGGTGCTTATTGGCAATCCGATCTTGCTACTGCTCCTTTAAGACTTACTGCCGACACACCAGTAGAGTGGTATGGTAGATCGCCATTAGCCCGTACTTTTAGCGGCGGAAAATTGATACCTACTAATAATAGTCAAACGGCTGCAATTTGGAAAACAGTAGATGAGCCAGCAGCAGCAGTAGTTACCGAAAATAGTATCTTTCTCGGTTGGCAGTGGGGAGATAGTTCGATCCCCGCCAGTCTCGATCGCGCCTGGATAACAGCTGCTCTCGATCGCTATGATATTGAAACCAATCGACTGTTTGTTCCTACATCTTTTGTCGAACCAAAGCCGTGTCAAACTAGTAAACCGCTTTTGTTTCCCAGTCAGGAACCAACGCAGTCTTTATTACCAGAATCTCGCTTTGGTTTCCGTTTGGAACCCGCTCTTTCTGACGAGCAAGTTACAGAGATGACAAGCGAACTGACTGGATTGATCGGACGTTTTGAAGCTTCTCTTTTAACTGCCAACGCCAGAGAAAGCGATATCGATCTTTCTACCAGCAAAGTTATCGAACAGTTACTCAGCAGAAAAACTAAAAATATAGAAAGATCTGCGCTCGCTAAAGATCGCCAAAGTAGCCGAGTATTAAAAACAGCTAAAGATAATTTGCAGCAGTTTGCCTACCTAATAGAGAAACGTAACTACACTCAAGCCAAACAACTGTGGTTGGATGCCAGAAATGCTCTATGGGATAACTACCCAACCGACAGACATTTAGCGCAAACTGAAGTCAGAGCGATGTGGTTAGATCGCGGTACTATCGTCAAAGCCAAATCTAAGTCAGATTTAGCCAGAGTTTTCGATCGCATGGCACAAGCAGGTATCAATACGGTCTTTTTTGAAACTGTTAACGCCGGATATACGATTTATCCCAGTCAAGTTGCTCCCGAACAAAATCCGCTAACTAAGTATTGGGATCCGCTACAAGCAGCAGTCGAACTAGCTCATGAAAGAGGCATGGAATTACATGCCTGGGTATGGGCTTTTGCTGCCGTAAATCAACGTCATAACGTCATTCTCAACTTACCAGAACGTTATCTTGGTCCCATATTATCTCGATTTCCCAACTGGGCGACAAGCGATCGCGGCGGCGAACGTTTTCACTATAATTCTGGTAAGGTCTTTCTCGATCCTGCTAATTCACAGGTCAAGCTCTATCTCTCTCAATTACTAGAAGAAATTGCCACCCGCTACGAAGTTGACGGTATTCATCTCGACTACGTACGTTATCCTTTTCAAAGTCCTACGGGAACACTCACCTATGGCTATGGTATGGCTGCCAGACAGCAATTTTTTCAGCAGACGGGAGTAGATCCGATGACGCTGCAACCAGGCGATCGCCTGTGGTCGCAGTGGACGGGTTTTCGCATCAGACAGATCGATAACTTTATTTTTTCTGCTTCTCAAAAACTCAAGCAACAGCGTCCCGAACTTATTATTTCTACAGCAGTATTTCCCATGCCACGTTTGGAACGCTTAAACAAAATTCAGCAGAATTGGGAAGAATGGATCGAACAAGGCTGGATCGATATGTTAGTTCCTATGACTTATGCCTTAGATACAGAAAGGCTACAAAAACTAGCTGGTTCTGTCGTCGATAGTTACGACCGCAGCAAAGCATTATTACTACCAGGCATTCGCTTACTCAACGTTCCTAATGTAGTAGCGGTAGATCAAACTCAATTATTGCGAGGAATGTCAACAGAAGGCTTCGCTCTATTTGCTGCTGAAAATTTAAATCCTACTTTAGAACGTGTTTTTAGTCGCACCAATAAAAGTTCTAACACCGATTCAGAACCACTGCCTTTTCGTCAGCCATTTCAAGCAACTCTATCTCGCTATCAAAGTTTGCAAAGAGAGTGGAATTTTACTATCGACAACGATCGCCTGGCAATCAAACCTATAACTCTCAAGCAGTGGGGAGAAAGTGCTGATGAACTAGCTATAGATTTAGAACGGCTAGCAGAAGAACCTTCTACCAAAAATCTTTTTGCTTCTCAGGTAGCTCTTGCCTCGTTTCGCCGCCAATTTTCTCAATGGATGAAAGAAACTAAAAGTATTGCTCCCTATCAGGCAGAAGTTTGGCAAAATCGTTTGAATACTTTGGATCGTCTTTTGAGTTATGGAGAAAAAAAGTTACCAGACAGCGAAGAACAAACTTTTTCTAATTAG